The window GAGGGTGGAGGGAAGTCGGCGAGAAGCGAGGCGATGGCTGAGGGCTTTAGCAAATCCTCCCAACCATGCGTgagcccagaaatggaaagctgctgATGTCTGTGGGTGGAGGAGGAATAGCTCTGCTCTGGGAACGTGCCTGAAGGCCCCTGCACAAAGGAGAGGTTGCCATCACGCCTGTGTGCCTCAagctgggagatggggaatgCCCACTGCTGGGGGGTGGCCAGACAGTGCTCAACACGCCCCACGAGCTGacctgcctctcttcctttccctcactcCCCACACTGGGAAGGACCTCAGGAAGCCTTTTGCTTGCTTAGGGGCTGGTTCACGCTCTCAGGAGCTGCACCTCAGGAACTTGGCACCAGAGGGCTCCGTAACCTGCAAAATGCCCCAAGGAGCCAAGTCTCCCTCCATAATTCTCCCTAGTTCTTCAAGTCTTGCCCGGCTGACTTGAGAGATTCCAGGAGCGTAGCCAAACTGAGAAGATTCCAGTACtaaaaaacagtaacacagaATTCCTCCTTCTACcggtttcattcatttttctgcttacagaaCTCCAAGTCCTATTGGTCTCCAGAGCCTGGCTCCGTCCTCTTCACTCCTTCCATTCGGGTATTTATATACTTTGATAAGTTGCCCCTCCTGAGAtgtctcttctccatgctgaacagtcccaggtctctcagcctcaTCTCGTGGAATACATGCTCCAGTCCCTCCATTATCTTCATGGGCCtttgttggactctctccaCTATAACCATTGCTCTCCTCTTGTCTCCAAAGGCAATCATTTCATTGGAGAAGGTTGTCAGGTCAGTCAAGCACGACTTCCCCCTGCTGAATTCATGCTGACTACACCTCATGGTTTTCCTGCTGTTGATGTGCCTGGAAGTAGTTTCCAGAATTTGCTGCTCCATCATGTTCCCATGGATGAAGATGAGGCAGAGCGGTCTGTATctccctgggtcctccttcttgcccttcttgatTGTAGGACCGACATTTCATTTCCTCCACTCTTCAGGCACTTCTCCCAGGCacagactcatagaatcatagaatcctttaggttggaaaagacctttaagttcatcaagtccaaccgttaacaTCACACTGCCAActcaaccactaaaccatgcccCTGAGCCCTACGTCTACACATCTTTCAAACACCtctagggatggtgactcaacctcttccctgggcagcctgttccaatgcttggtaaccctttcagtgaagaagtttttcctaatagccAACCTAAACCTTCCCTCGCACAccttgaggccgtttcctccTGTCCCATCAcctgttacttgggagaagagaccaacacccacctcactaaaagctcctttcagggagttgtagagagcaataaggtctcccctcagcctcctcttctccaggctaaacaaccccagttccctcagcctcaTAAGACAcgtgctccagacccttcaccgctttgctgctcttctctggacacgctccagcacctcaatgtcctgCTTGTACTCAGCGGCCCCAAACTGAACACACCACTCGAGATGCAACCTCgccagagctgagtacagggcGACAATCACTCCCCAGGTCCTACTGGCCACGCTATTTCTGGTACAAGACagggtgctgttggccttcttggccacggGGGCatactgctggctcatgttcagcaaGCTGTCGACCAAcagccccaggtccttttccacggggcagctttccagccactcttccacAAGCCTGTAGCgctgcctggggttgttctgacccaagtgcaggacctggtgctcagccttgttgaacctcatacaattggcctgggcccatcgatccagcctgtccagagcCCTCTGTAGAGTCTTCCTACTCgccagcagatcaacactcctgcccaacttggtcTCGTCTCCAATCTTactgagggtgcgctcgatccccTCGCCCAGATCATTGATACAGACATTAAAGAGAACCGGCCCCAGTGCTGAGCCCCGGCGAACGCCGCTTatgaccggccaccaactggagTTAACTCCATTCACCGCAACTCTCCGGGCCTGGCCTTCctgccagttttttacccagcaaagagtcATGATGATGGATCACAGACTATCAAGAGTGGCTTTGCaatgacatctgccagctccctcagtatgCAGGAGtacatcccatcagggcccatggacttAGGTATGTCCCGTTGGCTTAAGTATTCCCTgacctgatcctcttccacTAAGGTTATGTGTTCCTTGCTCCAGCCTTACCCCCTGGCCTCTGGGACCCGGCATTCCTGAAGGTTGGTCTTGCTGGTAAAGGCTGAAGTGAAGGCGGCGttcagtacctcagcctttcctctgtCCTGTGTCACAGGGTGCCCTGCCTCATCCAGCAGCGAGCCCTCATTTTCCCTAACCTTCCTTTCATCACCCATGTACTTCTAGAAGCCCTTCTTGATGCCTTGGACATCCCAGGACAGATTCAATTCTCcttgggctttggctttcccagCCCTCTCTCTGCGCGCTTGGACAATGTCTCTCTAGTCCTCCCAGgttacctgtccctgcttccaccctATGAAGGCTTCCTCCTTCTGTTTGAGTTTTGCCAGGTAATCCTTGCTCGTCCCTGCAGGCATTTTTGCCCAATTGCCTGGACGTAAAATCATGTAGCTGCCGTGAATTAGCTTTGGCATTGCAGGGACGTCCGTGAGACAAGTGCCATCACAGTCAGTGTAGTTCGAGAAAATACAGCTGATGGAGACTCTTCAGGAGAGAGGTTGAGCTCTCCCGATGGCACATGACGCTAACTGGTCAGCTGAATACTTGTACGTGCTGCCATGAACGGGATGGATGAGAAGAGATTCCGTTGCCAATTCAATTGGGCACCTGCTGTCATTTCAGTTAGAATCAGGGAATCATAGAACAGTGcaggttgggagggaccttgaaagatcatctggtccagcctTTCATGGCAAAGGGACCCTAGGTGAGATTGTCTAGCTCCCTGTCCAATTGGACTACAAACCCGGAAGGAGATGCCTTGATTGACTCCGCTGAATCACTTCCCTCGGTCTGGATAAATCAGGTCCCTCCTCATAACCTTCCTGGTTTCCTACCTAATGCTGGGACAAGAAGAGTTGATTCTCATGGCCAGCTCTGTCTCTGATAGGAGAAATGGCAGTGCTGGCAATGAGTGTCTCTCCCCAGCTGAGGGAGGGAACATCAGGGATTCCTTCAGCCTGTTTCACAGCAGGTTCCCCTGGAGCCACAGGGGCACCTCGAGGGAGCCTAGGGGGGACAGAGAAAGTGGCACCTTgggctggtcctctgctgctcagctgggctgggctcctgggatggaggaggCTCATGGCAAGCGGGCGGTGCTTGTGAGAGGCAGCTcggcccaggagcagctcccttgcaaagcacagcagggctgcGGGCACTGCCTGCGGGCAgcgaggggagaggaggggggtgaGGCAGGGAGAGGTTGAAGTCAGCGTGGGGTGGGAAGATGCTGAGAGCTCACTGGAGGAGAAGTCGTCACAACCTTCTGCTTGGTAAGTCTGTGGGTGCAGGGCAATGAAGCTGTGGTTCCTGGAGGTGTCTCCTGAAGCTGGCACATGCAACGGATCTGCAGTGAGGACTCAGGGCAGCAACTCTGCCACCTGCCAGGGTCAGCACTCAGTGTGCCCGGGGAGCTCCCCATggcactgcagggagaagctgtgggAGAAGGAGCGACCCCCAGCAGGGCAGCGTCCTTCTGCTGTTGAGAGGGTGCAGCGTGGGTCAgggctgctcacagctccaGATCACCCCCAGGGCATTTCCTGaggaatttttcaaaaggaaagtcAAAGCAGGGATTACTGCAATGGTAAAGAGCTTTACAGGGGCTGGGGTTTTCTTCCACTTCCTACTGttgcaggggtgggggcagaggaAGACATGGAAAAGGAGCTTTCAAGTTTGAACAAGTCACTGAGACTCCTGGGCTGTTGCTTTGTGTGATCAGTGGGTCTGCTTGGAGTCTCCTGAAGTGCCTTCAGCCACTCCTCTGCCTCTGCACAGCACCAGCATCACCTTTGCTGAACCCATCAGGGTTGTTCTGACCTGCCCTTTTCCACCTGCAAGCACGAACATGCACGCAGCCGGTACCCTGCAAACAGGCGGGTTTCTGTAGAGCAAAGCCGAGTGCGCAGGGGCTGGGATGAGGACTGTGAGCGCTGACAGGGCAAAGACATGTGACAGGGAAACACCTGGCAGCAGGAAGATCTCCAGGCAGTGGGGATATGATCAGGGAATGAGAAGaaactaaaaccagaaaggtTGTGGGAGGGAAGAAGTCAGAAAACTCCATCTCATCCCCTCCAATGCAGACCCCTTGCTCTGAGCAAGCCCCCTTGCCTCTCTCCAACCCAGCAAAGCTTCTGCCCTGAGGGCTCTGGGTCCAAAGCATTAACCTCCCCCCCAGCATCTGCAGCCAGAGCTCCAGCAGAGCCGTGGGGCAGCTCTCCAGCATCTTGCCCATTTCCCTCCAAAGAGCACAGGGCCTGAGAGCAGCTGCCCAGCAATGTTGATGCCATCCCTCAATGAGATACCATTGTTAGGACACTTGGCTGTCTCCTTGAGGTGTCCTTCCAAGCTGTGAGCTGCCCTCCAGGATGCAAAGCTGCCCCATGGCAACTTGGCGTTGCCTGAAAGCCCCATGGAGATGCGCGGAGATGCTATGACTGACGAAATGCTACTGGTCGGTAAAATGGGCCATGACTGTCCTTGGCTAGAAGTGGGTTGCTGAGTCCTTGACAAGAGGTGAGACACACAATGGTCTGCAGTGAATCTCCCCGCTCTCAGAACTGTCTGGTGGCTTTTCAGAGCAGCATGTGAGTGTGCTCTCCCTGCCATCTAAGGTCTGGCACCTGCCCCTACCACTCCCATGAACCCAcggctgcagggcagggctgtctcctgggcagccaggcagcagaggcTCGCCTCCTGACGGCACACTCAGCCACCACAACCAGAGCTCCAGTCCCAAAGCTCAAGGAAGGTCTTCTGCAAAAGGGGAAGGGGGCGAGTGTAGCACGGGGAGGATCCATGAGAAATTCCTTTGGTTTTACTCAGGGAACTCTCCCGTAAGTTCTTACTGACTTTTCCCTCTTAAACAGGTCCCCATGCCCTGAGGCTGCAGATGTCCAACAACAGCTCCATCAcacatttcctcctcctggcattcGCAGACACGCGGGAGATGCAGCTCTTGtacttctggctcttcctgggcatctacctggctgccctcctgaGCAACGGCCTCATCATCACCGCCATAGCCTGTGaccaccacctccacacccccatgtacttcttcctcctcaacctctccctcctcgACCTGGGCTGCATCTCCACCACTCTCCCCAAATCCATGGCCAATTCCCTCTGGGACACCAGGGACATTTCCTATGCAggatgtgctgcacagctctttttgtttgtctttttgatGTCGTCAGAGTTTTATCTTCTCACTGTCATGGCCTATGACCGCTACGTTGCCATCTGCAAACCCCTGCACTATgggaccctcctgggcagcagagcttgtgtccacatggcagcagctgcctggggcgCTGGTTTCCTCTATGCCGTGCTGCACACGGCCAATACATTTTCACTACCACTCTGCCAAGGCAACGTTCTGgaccagttcttctgtgaaatcccccagatcctcaagctctcctgctccaACTCCTTCCTCAGGGAATTTGAGGTGCTTATATTTAGTGCTCTGTTagcttttgtgtgttttgttttcatcgtgctgtcctatgtgcagatcttcagggccgtgctgaggatcccctccGAGCAGGGacagcacaaagccttttccacgtgccCCCCTCACCTGGCCGTGGTCTCTCTATTTCTCTGCACTGGCATGTTTTCCAACCTGAAGCCCCCCTCAATCTCTTCACCATCTTTGAATCTGGTCGTGGCAGTTCTGTACGCGGTGGTGCCCCCAACATtgaaccccctcatctacagcatgaaGAACAAGGAGCTCAAGGATGCAGTCAAGAAACTGCTTGGATTTATTTCAGCAGCCACAGATTGCCAGCCTTCCTCTGCAAATGGCTCCCACTCTTTGTTGTGACAGGCCAagcctctcttctttttttggtttgttttgggttttttttttcccctcttgtgaTGCTGTTGTCTTTAAGGAAATGTCATTATTCATCCCCTCCGGACAATGTATCCACCTGTCTTGTGTGACCCTGAGACTTTGTGTAAATGAGGAGCCAGGCTCTCCGTGTATTTCTCTAAATAAACGAACTTGCTGCAGCAACATCTTTCTCCAAGGTCCACCCTCAGTGGAGCAGGACGGAATGGGAAATGAAAACCCCTTTGCGGCTGCACCAGGTGGGGGCAGGCTGCTCTgtccctggggcagcaggagcagcctgagGACCCCCCCAGAGCCCATGCTGTTGTGCTGGtctggggagaggggatggcACGGGTTGGGTCTcctggagagaagagcaggagaCACGGGGTGACACT of the Balearica regulorum gibbericeps isolate bBalReg1 chromosome 30, bBalReg1.pri, whole genome shotgun sequence genome contains:
- the LOC104630153 gene encoding olfactory receptor 14A16, producing MSNNSSITHFLLLAFADTREMQLLYFWLFLGIYLAALLSNGLIITAIACDHHLHTPMYFFLLNLSLLDLGCISTTLPKSMANSLWDTRDISYAGCAAQLFLFVFLMSSEFYLLTVMAYDRYVAICKPLHYGTLLGSRACVHMAAAAWGAGFLYAVLHTANTFSLPLCQGNVLDQFFCEIPQILKLSCSNSFLREFEVLIFSALLAFVCFVFIVLSYVQIFRAVLRIPSEQGQHKAFSTCPPHLAVVSLFLCTGMFSNLKPPSISSPSLNLVVAVLYAVVPPTLNPLIYSMKNKELKDAVKKLLGFISAATDCQPSSANGSHSLL